ATATTATTGGCGTTAATAGAATGATGAAAACAGGGTTGAATGATTGGAAGATTTCAGCACCTTCAATCACAGTGAATCCAAGATTGATGGAAAGATTGCTTAGGTTCGTGTAGTCTCTGGCAAAGTAGGTTAGTGTAAGTCCATTTTGATGGAATGAAAACCAAAAGAAAATAACAACTCCAAATACAGCAAAAAGCGCATACATGCGTTGTTTAATTTCTTTCGCACCCATTTGTACCATTTCAGAATTGTTGTTCGATTCTGCAACGTTTAATTCATGTTTCTGTACAGCAGGGAATTTCTTTTTATTTACAACGTAAATGATCAAAGAAATGAGCATGGCAACAATAGCAGATGCGAATGCATAATGGAATCCCCGGTTAAACACGTCCAGGTACTCTTTTGAAAAGGCCGTTAAATCATTGACCTGTCCACCAACTTCGCCAGCCAACATCTGAAACCTCTGCATCGCTTCATTTGTAATCGTTCCATCTAATTGCTGATGACAAAGGGCTGGCAAATCTGCATTATATTTAAAATGATGGAGATTTAACCACCCATTTCTAATCATAATTGCAATTAACGGGGCAAATGCTGCGCCTACATTGATGAACATATAAAACAAAGAGAACCCGGAGTCTCGCATCTCATGATACTTTGGGTTATCATACATCTGGCCAACTAGAGCTTGTAGATTTCCTTTGAATAAGCCATTGCCAAACGCGATAGTAAATAATGCAAGACAAGTCATGATTAGGTAGAACGTTCGGTTTGGAACAGGAGTCGGAGTAGGATAAGCAATCATGGCGTAACCTGCAGCCATAATCACAATACCGGATAGTATGGTTCCTTTGTAATTTCT
This Prolixibacter sp. NT017 DNA region includes the following protein-coding sequences:
- a CDS encoding peptide MFS transporter → MLKGHPKGLIAASLANMGERFGFYTMMAILVLFLQAKYGLNGKDAGLIYSVFYALIYILSLLGGFIADRIRNYKGTILSGIVIMAAGYAMIAYPTPTPVPNRTFYLIMTCLALFTIAFGNGLFKGNLQALVGQMYDNPKYHEMRDSGFSLFYMFINVGAAFAPLIAIMIRNGWLNLHHFKYNADLPALCHQQLDGTITNEAMQRFQMLAGEVGGQVNDLTAFSKEYLDVFNRGFHYAFASAIVAMLISLIIYVVNKKKFPAVQKHELNVAESNNNSEMVQMGAKEIKQRMYALFAVFGVVIFFWFSFHQNGLTLTYFARDYTNLSNLSINLGFTVIEGAEIFQSFNPVFIILLTPIILGIFGWLRAKGKEPSTPRKIAIGMLVAALAYVLMTVGSLGLPLFSDVQKMGGLSDARRVTPMLLIGTYLILTVAELFISPLGISFVSKVSPPKYQGIMQGGWLGATALGNQLLFIGAVLYESVPLWMTWSVFVVACLISMTAMLLMLRWLERVAK